The DNA window GATCGCGGTGGTGCGCAATGGTGCTGAACCGGTTCCAGTTGATGCACCGACCGGGTGTGTCGAGACGCGCACGGAGGATCCGCGGATCGTGGTGCTGTCGCGGTTGGTGCCGCACAAGCAGATCGAGGACGCGCTGGCCGTTGTGGCCGGACTACGGCATCGGATTCCCGGGCTGCGGCTCGATGTGATCGGCGATGGCTGGTGGGCGGACAACCTGAAGGCCGACGCGCATGGGCTCGGCATCGCTGACGCGGTTACCTTCCACGGTCACGTCGATGAGCGTCGCAAGCACGAACTGCTCGCGCGAGCCTGGGTGCATGTGCTGCCCTCGCGCAAGGAGGGTTGGGGGCTCGCGGTGATCGAGGCCGCCCAGCACGGTGTGCCGACCATTGGTTACCGCAGTTCGCGGGGGCTCACCGATTCCATTGTCGACGGTGTGACCGGTGTGCTCGTGGATGATGTTGCCCAGCTGGCCGATTCGGTCGGGGATTTGCTCGACGACAATGAGTCGCGGACGGTCATGGGGGAGAAGGCGCGGGCTCGGGCGCGTGAATTCTCTTGGGAGCAAACGGGTAACGGGGTTTATGACGTGCTCGCGGCGGTTGCTCGTGGGGAGCACACCTCCGGACTGATTCCGCCCGGTCCGTAATCGCGCCGGATAGGTGTGCTGCCAACGGTTTTCATGCGGTCGGCCGCGGGCGTAGTAAGGCCGCCAGCAGCAGGCCGCCGACGAGCATTGCGGCCCAGAGGATGTGGGCGGCGTACGCGATCGTGCGGTGGGCGGGCTGCGATTCGGAGCGATGGTCGGCGACGGCGGGGACTCGGTACAGCGTCAGGTCCTGGTCGGTGTATATCGGGTCCAATTGGGCGAGTGTCGTTTTCGACTCGCCCAGCGGACCGGGGGTAGTGCGCTCGACGAGCACCCAGCCGACGCCGAGATCACCCAACTGTCGCGCCGAACCACCGTGCAGCAGTAAGGTTTCCACCTCCCGAGCCCCGGCCCCTTCGCCCGCGACCGTACGTCCGCGGACCGGGAGCTCACCGGTCTGCAGCACATCGTGCGGGAGCATCCGCGGCGCCGGATCCAACACGGGCGCTTTACCGCTGTATGGGAACTTTCGGAACATGCCCCCGGGCAGGACCGCGATATCTCCCGGCCCGTCGATCCGCTCGGTAACGCGCTGCCACCCGGCGGGGTAGTGCACCGGCCGCAACTCGCCGCCTACGCCGTAGGCGAGATCGAACAGTGGCAGTACGAGCAATGCGATGAATGCTATTGCGGTCAGCGATATTGCGGGCGACCTGTGCGCGTTGGCAGTCGAGGGGGTGTGGGCGAAGCGCACGCCGAGTGCTCGGCATCCGGCCGCGGCGCACAGCGCGTAGGCGGGCATGGCCAGTGCGACGTACTTCTGCGTATCACGCAGTAGTCCCGCGCCGGGCACGCCGGCGACGAGCCACTCCATGACGCTCATGCCCCAAGGCGTCGACCCCAAGGCGGGGAGGACGACAGCGGCGACCGCGAGTATCAGCAGAGTACGGCGAACTCGGAGGCTCGCGTGATCGACACTGGCTATCTCTGCGTCGGCCGCGCGGATGCCCGCCCGACTGCTGGCGGTCGCGCGGATGCCGGTCGCCACGACAGCCAGGAGCAGAACGGTGCCGATGAGGGCGAGCAGGGTGATGCGGGAGTCCGGCACCGAGTCGCCGTTCCAGATTCCACCCAACCCGGCCAGCGAGCCGAGGGTGCCGAGGCCAGGTTCCGCGCGCGCGGCGAATGCGGCTATCCCGGCCGGGTCGGAAGGTTCGGACCCGGCCCCAGACAGCGCCGTCGCCGTCAACCACGGCGCGGACGCCACCAATAGCAGGCCGAGCGTCCCGAGCAAGTTTCGCCGCCCGACCAGCACCACAGCGGTACAGCCCGCCAGCAACGCCCCGGTCGGAGTGAGTCCCGCAGCCGCAAAGCACCCGGCCAACGCGCCCCAAGCCCCCGCCGCCCCAAGCCGCCAAGCCGTGTCACCCGTACGCCGGGCGATGGTGGATGCGCGGATTCGGTAGGCGGCCAGTGCGGTCCAGGGCAGTGCGGCGTATCCGGTCAGCAGGCTCCAATGGCCTTGGAGTAGACGCTCGGCGACGTAGGGGTTCCATAGGGCGACGGTGACGGCTACCAGTTGTGGGGCGGTCGATACTCGGAGTAGTTCGCGGGTCAGCACCGCCGCGCCGTATCCGGCCGCCCACAGCGCGACGAGCAGGATCGCCTTGACGATCAGGCCGCCGTCGATGATCGGTGACAGTGCCGCGAGCAGCGCGTCCTGCGGTACCGCTCGTGGGGCGGCGTCGCCGAGGCCGAGCGCCGAGTCCGTCAGATAGGAGCGCGGTGTGCTCACCGCATCCCGCAGCAGCAGATAACCCGGCCCGAGCAGTGGACCGGCGATGAGCAGCGCGAGGACTCCGCTGTACCCGGCCGGGACCAACCTCGTCCACCGGTCGCGCCGCGTCGAGCCGCTGCCACTCACGGTTGTGCACCCTACGTTCCGATCGGGAAGCCGCGCGCCGCCGGGCGGGTGCGGGCAACGGCCGGTCGGGTGGGACGATTGCCGCGTGCCTGCCGTCCGTCGCCTTCCCGTCGTGGCGGATTTGACGTTGGTAACGGCCGGCGCGATGACGGCCAATGTGGCGGGATATCTGCTGCAGATGTTGGCCAGCCGCTGGTTGGGCGTCACCGGCTACAGCGAATTCGCGAGCCTGCTGGCCGTCCAACTCTTATGTGCGGTGCCCGCGCTGGCCCTGCAGAACGTAGTGGCCAGGGAACTCGTGCGTGGGGCAGGCGTCGCGGCGCTGCGCGGCCTGCAGTGGCGCTGCGCGGTGATCGTTGCCGCAGTGGCCGCAGCGTTGGTGCCGCTGGTAACCGCAGTACTGAACGTCGGCGTGGTCGCCTGCGCCGCCGCTCTCGGCGCGGCCCCCGCCTTGGTGCTGCTATCCGGCGAACAAGGAATCCTGCAGGGCAGCAGACGCTTCCGCGCGTTGGCAGTGGTCCTCGGCGCAGCCGGCATCGCCCGGGTAGCTCCCGCCCTCATCGTCCTAGCCCTAGGCGGCGGCGCAGCCCCCGCCCTATGGGCCGCCGCCCTCGGAATCGTCGCAGCCGCAGCCTTCGCGCGATACACA is part of the Nocardia sp. NBC_00565 genome and encodes:
- a CDS encoding glycosyltransferase family 4 protein; amino-acid sequence: MREVLLLCWRDTGHPQGGGSERYLEQVGAQLAARGVKVTLRTARYPGAPKRERIDGIDISRAGGRFTVYPRALAAIALGRLGIGPLRGLRPDAVIDTQNGIPFFAGAASAAPSVVLVHHGHREQWPVAGRLVGRIGWWIESRLSPRVHRDNQYLTVSLPSAEELATLGVDGSRIAVVRNGAEPVPVDAPTGCVETRTEDPRIVVLSRLVPHKQIEDALAVVAGLRHRIPGLRLDVIGDGWWADNLKADAHGLGIADAVTFHGHVDERRKHELLARAWVHVLPSRKEGWGLAVIEAAQHGVPTIGYRSSRGLTDSIVDGVTGVLVDDVAQLADSVGDLLDDNESRTVMGEKARARAREFSWEQTGNGVYDVLAAVARGEHTSGLIPPGP